One window of Vibrio sinaloensis genomic DNA carries:
- a CDS encoding rhodanese-like domain-containing protein, giving the protein MQEYIAFFQENMILSLVWVGLLVALIMNIVKSTTAAYKEITAAQTTQLMNRENGVVVDIRSKDEYRKGHITDAVHILPSDIKAGNFGGLENHKSDPIIVVCKSGQTAQESANLLAKAGFENVNLLKNGLIAWSEANMPLVKGKK; this is encoded by the coding sequence ATGCAAGAGTACATCGCATTTTTTCAAGAGAACATGATTCTCTCTCTGGTTTGGGTTGGTCTATTGGTTGCCCTTATTATGAATATTGTTAAGTCAACGACCGCGGCATACAAAGAGATCACGGCGGCGCAAACCACGCAACTGATGAACCGTGAAAACGGTGTAGTTGTGGATATCCGTAGTAAAGATGAGTACCGCAAGGGTCATATTACTGATGCAGTTCACATTTTACCGTCTGACATCAAAGCGGGTAACTTTGGCGGCCTTGAAAACCATAAATCTGACCCAATCATTGTGGTATGTAAGTCGGGCCAAACCGCGCAAGAGAGTGCCAACTTACTGGCAAAAGCTGGCTTTGAGAACGTCAACTTGCTGAAGAACGGTTTGATCGCTTGGAGTGAAGCGAACATGCCACTTGTGAAAGGGAAGAAGTAA
- the epmA gene encoding elongation factor P--(R)-beta-lysine ligase, with protein MTTDWQPTAPIEQLRQRASIIRQIRQFFAERDVLEVDTPAMSHATVTDIHLHTFQTEFVGPGYADGRKLYFMTSPEFHMKRLLAAGSGCIYQINKAFRNEESGRYHNPEFTMLEWYRVGFDHHQLMDEMDALLQRVLQCGAAERMTYQQAFIRVLGVCPLQGSMSELKQAAATLGLSDIAEPEQDRDTLLQLLFSIGVEDKIGQTVPAFVYDFPASQAALAKINPNDPRVADRFEVYFKGIELANGFHELDHWQEQLARFEQDNAKRTEMGLSAQPIDYHLIEALKSGLPECAGVALGIDRLIMLAIGCDHIDQVTAFPFPRA; from the coding sequence ATGACTACTGATTGGCAACCCACCGCCCCTATTGAGCAGCTTCGTCAGCGTGCAAGCATTATCCGCCAAATTCGCCAGTTCTTTGCAGAGCGGGACGTGCTCGAAGTGGACACACCGGCGATGAGTCACGCCACCGTGACCGACATTCATCTCCATACTTTTCAGACTGAATTTGTCGGCCCCGGTTATGCGGATGGGCGCAAGCTTTACTTTATGACTAGCCCCGAGTTCCATATGAAGCGGTTATTGGCAGCGGGTAGTGGTTGTATTTATCAAATCAATAAAGCCTTTCGTAACGAAGAGAGCGGCCGCTATCACAACCCCGAGTTTACTATGCTCGAATGGTATCGGGTCGGTTTTGACCATCATCAATTGATGGATGAAATGGATGCGTTATTGCAACGAGTTCTGCAATGTGGCGCTGCCGAGCGGATGACCTATCAGCAAGCGTTTATCCGTGTATTGGGCGTGTGTCCACTGCAAGGGTCTATGTCGGAGCTAAAACAGGCAGCGGCAACGCTGGGTTTGAGTGATATCGCTGAGCCAGAGCAAGACAGAGATACCTTGTTGCAACTGCTGTTTAGTATCGGCGTGGAGGACAAGATTGGTCAGACTGTGCCTGCGTTCGTCTATGACTTTCCCGCCTCACAAGCCGCGTTAGCCAAAATCAACCCTAACGATCCCAGAGTAGCAGACCGTTTTGAAGTCTATTTCAAAGGTATTGAACTGGCGAACGGTTTTCATGAGTTGGACCATTGGCAGGAGCAGTTGGCGCGGTTTGAGCAAGATAACGCCAAGCGCACCGAGATGGGGCTGAGCGCACAACCGATTGATTATCATCTCATCGAAGCCTTGAAATCGGGATTGCCAGAGTGTGCGGGTGTCGCGCTAGGCATTGATCGCTTGATAATGTTAGCGATCGGCTGCGATCACATTGATCAAGTGACCGCGTTTCCTTTTCCGCGCGCCTAG
- the frdA gene encoding fumarate reductase (quinol) flavoprotein subunit, with protein MQTITTDIAVIGAGGAGLRTAIAAAEANPDLEIALISKVYPMRSHTVAAEGGSAAVIKDEDSLDNHFNDTVGGGDWLCEQDVVEYFVENATREMIQMEQWGCPWSRKENGEVNVRRFGGMKVERTWFAADKTGFHMLHTLFQTSMKYQNIKRFDEYFVVDLIVDDGEVQGLIAIHMSEGELVTIKAKSVVLATGGAGRVYHCNTNGGIVTGDGMAMAYRHGVPLRDMEFVQYHPTGLPGTGILMTEGCRGEGGIIVNKNGYRYLQDYGMGPETPVGQPKNKYMELGPRDKVSQAFWHEQQKGNTIKHPLGDVVHLDLRHLGEEYLQERLPFICELAKAYVNVDPAKEPIPIRPTVHYTMGGIETNGECETRIKGLFAVGECASVGLHGANRLGSNSLAEFVVFGRVAGEQAVQRAAEFKGWNDAAIDAQVQAVEARIKALMNQEGDENWADIRTEMGHTMEAGCGIYRQEDLMQATIDKITELKERYKRISIKDKGKVFNTDLLYAIEVGYGLEVAEAMVHSAILRKESRGAHQRLDDGCTERDDENFLKHSLAFYQPDAAPSIDYSKVTITKSQPKARLYGEAAEKAAAEEAAKNAEEQA; from the coding sequence GTGCAAACTATCACCACAGATATCGCAGTCATCGGCGCAGGCGGCGCCGGTCTTCGTACTGCTATTGCAGCAGCTGAAGCAAACCCTGACTTAGAAATCGCTCTGATTTCTAAAGTGTATCCAATGCGCTCCCACACCGTGGCTGCCGAGGGTGGCTCAGCAGCAGTTATCAAGGATGAAGATAGCTTAGACAACCACTTTAACGACACTGTTGGCGGTGGTGACTGGCTATGCGAACAGGATGTTGTTGAATATTTTGTAGAAAATGCGACTCGCGAAATGATCCAAATGGAGCAGTGGGGCTGCCCATGGAGTCGTAAAGAGAACGGCGAAGTCAACGTCCGTCGCTTTGGAGGCATGAAAGTCGAGCGTACTTGGTTTGCGGCTGACAAAACCGGCTTCCATATGCTTCATACCCTGTTCCAGACCTCAATGAAATACCAAAACATCAAGCGCTTTGATGAGTACTTTGTGGTCGACCTCATCGTTGATGACGGCGAAGTACAAGGCTTGATCGCGATTCACATGTCCGAAGGTGAGCTAGTCACTATCAAGGCGAAATCTGTGGTTCTCGCCACGGGTGGTGCCGGTCGTGTTTACCACTGTAATACCAATGGCGGCATCGTCACCGGTGATGGTATGGCGATGGCGTATCGTCACGGCGTGCCACTACGCGATATGGAGTTTGTTCAATACCACCCAACCGGCCTTCCAGGCACAGGCATCCTGATGACCGAAGGTTGTCGCGGCGAAGGCGGTATCATCGTCAACAAGAACGGCTATCGCTATCTGCAAGACTACGGTATGGGCCCAGAAACGCCGGTAGGCCAACCAAAGAACAAATACATGGAGCTCGGCCCACGCGACAAAGTATCGCAAGCTTTCTGGCACGAGCAACAAAAAGGCAACACCATCAAGCACCCTCTCGGTGATGTGGTGCACCTAGACCTACGCCACCTTGGCGAAGAGTACCTACAAGAGCGTCTACCGTTCATCTGTGAGCTTGCCAAAGCCTACGTGAACGTTGACCCAGCCAAAGAGCCGATCCCAATTCGTCCTACCGTTCACTACACCATGGGCGGGATTGAGACCAACGGCGAGTGTGAAACACGCATTAAAGGTTTATTCGCTGTGGGCGAATGTGCCTCGGTCGGCCTGCACGGTGCCAACCGCCTGGGTTCAAACTCACTGGCTGAGTTTGTGGTATTTGGACGAGTCGCGGGTGAACAAGCGGTCCAACGCGCCGCCGAGTTTAAAGGCTGGAACGACGCTGCCATCGATGCGCAAGTCCAAGCGGTTGAAGCGCGCATCAAAGCACTGATGAATCAAGAAGGCGACGAGAACTGGGCCGACATCCGAACTGAAATGGGTCACACCATGGAAGCGGGCTGTGGTATCTACCGCCAAGAAGATCTGATGCAAGCGACCATTGATAAGATCACCGAACTGAAAGAGCGCTACAAGCGCATCAGCATCAAAGATAAAGGCAAGGTCTTCAATACTGACCTTCTGTACGCTATCGAAGTCGGTTACGGTCTAGAAGTAGCGGAGGCGATGGTTCATTCAGCTATCTTGCGCAAAGAGTCTCGTGGTGCCCACCAGCGCCTTGATGACGGCTGCACTGAGCGCGATGACGAAAACTTCCTTAAACACTCGCTCGCATTCTACCAGCCTGACGCTGCACCGAGCATCGACTACAGCAAGGTCACCATCACTAAGTCGCAACCGAAAGCGCGTCTCTATGGTGAAGCCGCTGAAAAAGCCGCAGCAGAAGAAGCTGCGAAGAACGCAGAGGAGCAAGCATAA
- a CDS encoding succinate dehydrogenase/fumarate reductase iron-sulfur subunit, with translation MSANRIQKVDILRYDPEHDAEPHLQAFEVPFDETMSILDAIGYIKDNLDKDLSYRWSCRMAICGSCGVMVNGVPKLACKSFLRDYPSGVKIEPLANFPIEKDLIVDMTPFIERLEAIKPYIIGNDRKPEDGTNLQTPEQMAKYKQFAGCINCGLCYAACPQFGLNPEFIGPAALTLAHRYNLDSRDNGKAERMQLINGENGAWGCTFVGYCSDVCPKNVDPAAAVNQGKVESSMDFVIAMLKPDGKPVKEEA, from the coding sequence ATGTCAGCCAACCGCATTCAAAAAGTCGACATTCTGCGTTACGACCCAGAGCATGACGCAGAGCCGCATTTACAAGCTTTCGAAGTGCCATTTGATGAAACCATGTCGATCCTCGACGCGATTGGTTACATCAAAGACAACTTAGACAAAGACCTCTCTTACCGTTGGTCTTGTCGTATGGCGATTTGTGGTTCTTGTGGGGTGATGGTCAACGGGGTGCCGAAATTGGCATGTAAGAGCTTTCTGCGTGACTACCCAAGCGGCGTAAAAATTGAGCCTTTGGCCAACTTCCCAATCGAGAAAGACTTGATTGTCGACATGACGCCGTTTATCGAACGTCTTGAAGCGATCAAACCTTACATTATTGGCAATGATCGTAAGCCAGAAGATGGCACCAACTTACAAACACCAGAGCAGATGGCCAAGTACAAGCAGTTTGCTGGCTGTATCAACTGTGGTCTATGTTACGCGGCATGCCCACAATTTGGCCTCAACCCTGAGTTTATAGGACCCGCCGCTCTGACCCTAGCGCATCGCTATAACCTCGATAGCCGTGACAATGGTAAAGCCGAGCGTATGCAACTCATCAACGGTGAAAATGGTGCTTGGGGCTGTACGTTTGTCGGCTACTGTTCTGATGTGTGTCCTAAGAACGTGGATCCAGCAGCAGCGGTCAACCAAGGCAAAGTCGAGTCTTCGATGGATTTTGTCATCGCGATGCTAAAGCCTGATGGCAAACCAGTCAAAGAGGAGGCATAA